From a region of the Salvelinus fontinalis isolate EN_2023a chromosome 13, ASM2944872v1, whole genome shotgun sequence genome:
- the LOC129868496 gene encoding E3 ubiquitin-protein ligase RNF167-like, producing the protein MLGLWCMGARLGVLTLALCCTLAPLPAHAYIYAHYSNMTNMLFEDLPAFFGSSLPKEGLMGVLVESRPLNGCTPIEPPPPLTTSSDPNTTTTKYIVLIRRYDCNFDIKVLHAQQAGFSAAIVHNMYSETLLNMNYSNETIAEEIEIPSVFTSYYASQILKTFIIPEQGAYVILKPEFAFPLSYYLIPFTGIVGMIILVMVVILIVRCVQYRKRMRKYRLTKEQLKRIPIHKFTKGDEYDVCAICLDEYEEGDKLRVLPCAHAYHSKCVDPWLTGTKKTCPVCKQRVTRPNPEYSESESEDDGAPRADQEGAEGEADTERTPLLRPSNPGSPSGNPGAYSATVTTVTTAQCLGSPGHSDSPILEYEGYYSPQEESDSDTEEEGMDSHPSDDDTAQLIVRGAVGV; encoded by the exons ATGTTGGGTCTGTGGTGCATGGGTGCCCGACTGGGCGTTCTCACTCTGGCGCTGTGCTGCACACTGGCTCCCTTACCTGCACACGCATACATCTATGCT CATTACAGCAATATGACCAACATGTTGTTTGAGGACCTGCCTGCCTTTTTTGGATCATCACTACCCAAAGAAGGACTTATG GGTGTGTTAGTAGAGTCACGACCACTCAACGGCTGCACTCCGATAGAACCCCCACCACCACTGACCACATCTAGTGATCCCAACACGACCACTACTAAGTACATAGTCCTCATCCGACGCTATGACTGCAATTTTGATATCAAG GTGCTGCATGCACAGCAAGCTGGATTCAGTGCAGCCATTGTTCACAACATGTACTCAGAGACTCTACTCAACATGAACTACAGCAATG aaaCTATTGCAGAAGAGATTGAGATCCCCTCTGTATTCACCAGCTACTACGCCTCCCAAATTCTCAAGACCTTCATCATTCCTGAACAAGG GGCCTATGTGATCCTCAAGCCGGAGTTTGCCTTCCCACTCTCATACTATCTTATCCCCTTCACTGGAATAGTGGGCATGATCATCCTTGTGATGGTTGTCATCCTG ATTGTGCGCTGTGTGCAGTACAGGAAAAGGATGAGGAAATATAGGCTGACTAAGGAACAGCTGAAGAGGATCCCCATTCACAAGTTCACTAAAG GTGATGAATATGATGTTTGTGCTATTTGTCTGGATGAGTATGAAGAGGGTGACAAACTGCGAGTTTTGCCTTGCGCACACG CGTACCACAGCAAGTGTGTGGACCCCTGGCTTACAGGGACTAAGAAAACTTGCCCTGTGTGTAAACAACGCGTAACCCGACCTAATCCAGAGTATTCTGAGTCCGAGTCTGAGGATGATGGGGCACCTCGTGCAGACCAGGAGGGGGCAGAGGGTGAAGCTGACACAGAGCGCACCCCTCTGCTCCGCCCCTCCAACCCAGGCTCCCCTTCTGGCAACCCAGGGGCCTACTCTGCCACTGTCACCACGGTAACCACCGCCCAGTGCCTAGGCTCCCCCGGTCACAGCGACTCGCCCATCCTGGAGTACGAGGGCTACTACTCCCCTCAGGAGGAGTCAGACTCTGATACCGAGGAAGAGGGGATGGACTCCCACCCCTCAGATGATGACACTGCCCAGCTCATTGTTAGGGGTGCAGTGGGGGTCTGA